GTCATATCACATTGCACTGGCGTGACAGAGATGTAGTTCTGACACAGGGCAGCCCCGTCGGTGTCTGCCTCCTGGCCGAATATTTGAGTTTCGACGCCCGGCCAGTAATAGGTCCGGTTTCTTGGGTCGATCCTCTTGTGGAAGTTTTCTTTGAGAGGAACTGTCGCCTGCCTCGTGATGCGAACCCCTCGAACCTTCTCCGGAGGGCACGCAGGGATATTTACGTTGAGGAACATCGACGAGGGAAGACCTTTTTCCATGATTTTGCTGATCAAGGTGTCAACAAAGTCGGCGGCGAGTCCGCACTCATGATTGGGAAGGGGGTCTTGTGAAATGGCAATTGCGGGTATGCCCATGAGCGCAGCCTCTTTTGCCGCAGAAACCGTGCCGGAATAGTTGAGGTTGATGCCAACGTTTGGGCCAGGATTAATTCCCGAAACCACCAGCTCGGGTGGCGTTTCCAGTATCTCAAGGACGGCCAGTTTCACACAGTCTGCAGGAGTGCCACTGATGGCGTACCCCCAGCCGCCGTTAGTCTGCACCTTGTTTACCCTCAAAGGATTGTGCAACGTGATGCTGTGGCCGATTGCGCTTCGTTCCTTGTCCGGAGCAACCACAGACACATTGTGCCGGTGGGAAAGGACCCTCTCCATAGCCCAGAGGCCTCCGGCGTGAATACCATCATCATTTGTAAGCAGGATATTCATGTGTTAAACTTTTAAATATTTATGTCCAGAACGTGGCTTTGATTTCTCCCCTTGAAGTGGGTTTGGCGCTTCGCAAACTCATGAACGCCTTTGAGGTGATAATTTAAAGGATATCCTGTGAGATTGCAACCCGAAAACAGGGAGGGACCCCATCGTGCCGGCCTTTATATACATGTGCCTTTTTGTGCGAGAAAATGCCCATACTGTGACTTCTATTCAGTTACTGACGTGAGCAAGATAGAAACCTATCTGCACGGGCTGAAAAAAG
The nucleotide sequence above comes from Deltaproteobacteria bacterium. Encoded proteins:
- the surE gene encoding 5'/3'-nucleotidase SurE; translation: MNILLTNDDGIHAGGLWAMERVLSHRHNVSVVAPDKERSAIGHSITLHNPLRVNKVQTNGGWGYAISGTPADCVKLAVLEILETPPELVVSGINPGPNVGINLNYSGTVSAAKEAALMGIPAIAISQDPLPNHECGLAADFVDTLISKIMEKGLPSSMFLNVNIPACPPEKVRGVRITRQATVPLKENFHKRIDPRNRTYYWPGVETQIFGQEADTDGAALCQNYISVTPVQCDMTDYRSMEDLKSWNISLK